One region of Camelina sativa cultivar DH55 chromosome 6, Cs, whole genome shotgun sequence genomic DNA includes:
- the LOC104793930 gene encoding uncharacterized protein LOC104793930, with the protein MKIPTTLDGPMWSELVKVIDSSKTWHLDKRMMVGRLCLLSVCVHGIHHTSRIPLATAKRVLDPVAFEKHPWGRVAFSSLVNSVKMVDYDRDSYTIHGCVHALLIWLYESVTGIGESYGFRRIETTGVPLLDWRSSRKRINFTNFIQNEKKLHGQVRVRHMVHVSEENMYPLWSDTDEHTDLHLDELLKDLIHNRLSLDAWSCVKTVGISSKKKKRSAEADKVNDNRGCNPKKKRLTDSDPKCEQGENVTNMEDGKDDKSISLDIWRAIEKMNETISDLGKTLNSRIDALESKFETFVEKKMTVFKEEMGERIKALEKERKEPKDADVRNDATSHTINDDEGTSKTPEAAHNHSLDYP; encoded by the exons atgaaaataccaACAACCCTTGATGGTCCTATGTGGAGTGAGTTGGTAAAGGTTATTGATTCTAGCAAAACATGGCATCTTGATAAGAGGATGATGGTTGGTAGGTTATGTTTGTTGTCAGTATGCGTACATGGAATTCATCATACATCTAGAATCCCGTTGGCAACCGCTAAGAGAGTTTTAGATCCAGTTGCTTTTGAAAAACATCCATGGGGTCGGGTTGCTTTTAGTAGTCTAGTGAATTCTGTGAAGATGGTTGACTATGACAGAGATTCATACACCATACACGGGTGTGTTCATGCTTTGTTAATTTGGTTGTATGAGAGTGTTACTGGAATAGGAGAAAGTTATGGGTTTAGAAGGATAGAAACCACTGGTGTTCCACTTCTTGATTGGCGATCATCTCGAAAAcgtatcaacttcacaaacttCATCCAAAACGAGAAGAAGTTGCATGGACAG GTTCGTGTTAGGCATATGGTTCATGTTTCAGAGGAAAACATGTATCCTCTATGGTCTGACACAGATGAGCATACGGATCTACACCTAGACGAGCTACTTAAAGATCTCATTCATAACCGTTTGTCTCTAGATGCTTGGAGTTGTGTCAAAACAGTTGGTATAagttcaaaaaagaagaaaagaagtgcTGAAGCTGATAAGGTGAATGACAACAGAGGGTGCAAtcctaagaaaaaaagattgacaGATAGTGATCCTAAATGTGAACAAGGAGAAAATGTAACCAACATGGAG GATGGTAAGGATGACAAGTCAATTTCTTTGGATATTTGGAGGGCGATTGAGAAAATGAATGAGACTATTTCTGACTTGGGCAAAACACTCAACAGTCGAATAGATGCTTTGGAGAGTAAATTTGAAACattcgttgaaaaaaaaatgacggtGTTCAAAGAGGAGATGGGTGAGAGGATTAAAGcattggagaaagaaagaaaagagccTAAAGACGCTGATGTACGGAATGATGCCACTTCGCACACCATTAACGATGATGAGGGAACAAGTAAAACACCT GAAGCTGCTCATAACCACTCTCTGGACTACCCCTGA
- the LOC104790320 gene encoding protein AUXIN SIGNALING F-BOX 2-like: MNYFPDEVVEHVFDFVTSHKDRNAISLVCKSWYKIERYSRQKVFIGNCYATNPERLLRRFPCLKSLTLKGKPHFADFNLVPHEWGGFVQPWIEALARSRVGLEELRLKRMVVTDESLELLSRSFVNFKSLVLVSCEGFTTDGLASIAANCRHLRDLDLQENEIDDHRGQWLSCFPDTCTTLVTLNFACLEGETNLVALERLVARSPNLKSLKLNRAVPLDALARLMSCAPQMVDLGVGSYENDPDSESYLKLQAAIKKCTSLRSLSGFLEAAPHCLSAFHPICHNLTSLNLSYAAEIHGSHLIKLIQHCKKLQRLWILDSIGDKGLEVVASTCKELQELRVFPSDLVGGGNTAVTEEGLVAISAGCPKLHSILYFCQQMTNAALVTVAKNCPNFIRFRLCILEPNKPDHVTSQPLDEGFGAIVKACKNLRRLSLSGLLTDQVFLYIGMYANQLEMLSIAFAGDTDKGMLYVLNGCKKMKKLEIRDSPFGDTALLADVSKYETMRSLWMSSCEVTLSGCKRLAEKAPWLNVEIINETDNNRMEENGHEGRQKVDKLYLYRTVVGTRMDAPPFVWIL; this comes from the exons ATGAATTATTTCCCGGATGAAGTAGTAGAGCACGTATTCGACTTCGTAACATCACACAAAGACAGGAATGCTATATCTTTGGTTTGTAAATCATGGTACAAGATTGAGAGATACAGTAGGCAAAAAGTGTTCATTGGGAACTGTTATGCAACTAATCCAGAGAGGTTGCTAAGGAGATTCCCATGTCTGAAGTCTCTGACTTTGAAAGGAAAGCCTCATTTTGCGGATTTCAATTTGGTTCCTCATGAATGGGGAGGTTTTGTGCAGCCTTGGATTGAGGCTTTAGCTCGGAGCCGTGTTGGTCTTGAGGAGCTTAGGTTGAAGAGGATGGTTGTTACTGATGAGAGTCTTGAGCTGCTTTCACGTTCTTTTGTGAATTTTAAGTCTTTGGTTCTGGTTAGCTGTGAAGGCTTTACTACTGATGGTCTTGCCTCCATTGCTGCCAATTGCag GCATCTTCGGGATCTGGACTTGCAAGAGAATGAAATAGATGATCATAGAGGTCAGTGGCTGAGTTGTTTCCCAGACACTTGCACGACCCTTGTCACGCTGAACTTTGCGTGTCTCGAAGGAGAAACCAATCTGGTTGCTTTAGAGAGGCTTGTTGCTAGGTCTCCGAACCTGAAGAGTCTGAAGCTAAACCGTGCAGTTCCCCTAGATGCACTCGCAAGGTTGATGTCGTGTGCACCGCAGATGGTTGACTTAGGAGTAGGGTCGTATGAGAATGACCCAGATTCAGAGTCTTACCTGAAGCTCCAGGCTGCTATAAAGAAATGCACCTCGTTGAGGAGTTTGTCTGGTTTTCTAGAGGCTGCTCCTCACTGTCTCTCAGCTTTCCACCCAATATGTCATAACCTCACCTCCTTGAATCTTAGTTACGCAGCTGAGATTCATGGCAGCCACCTCATTAAGCTTATTCAGCATTGCAAGAAACTTCAACGGTTATGG ATATTGGATAGTATAGGTGACAAAGGGCTTGAAGTAGTAGCTTCTACATGCAAAGAGTTACAAGAGCTTAGGGTTTTTCCATCTGATTTAGTCGGTGGAGGCAACACAGCTGTGACCGAAGAAGGTCTAGTTGCAATCTCCGCAGGCTGCCCTAAGCTTCACTCGATACTCTACTTCTGCCAGCAGATGACAAACGCAGCTCTCGTAACCGTTGCCAAGAACTGTCCAAATTTCATCAGGTTCAGGCTCTGCATCCTCGAGCCAAACAAGCCTGATCACGTGACATCTCAACCACTAGACGAAGGCTTCGGAGCAATCGTCAAAGCCTGCAAGAACCTGAGACGGCTTTCCCTCTCAGGTCTCCTCACAGACCAAGTCTTCCTCTACATCGGGATGTACGCAAACCAGCTCGAGATGCTCTCCATAGCTTTCGCAGGAGATACAGACAAAGGCATGCTCTACGTGTTGAACGGTtgcaagaagatgaagaagctagaGATTAGGGATAGTCCGTTTGGGGACACGGCGCTTCTTGCTGATGTGAGCAAGTATGAAACAATGCGATCCCTTTGGATGTCGTCATGTGAAGTAACGCTCAGCGGATGCAAAAGGCTCGCAGAGAAAGCGCCGTGGCTCAACGTTGAGATCATAAACGAGACCGATAACAACCGGATGGAGGAAAACGGACACGAGGGAAGACAGAAAGTGGATAAGTTGTATCTGTATCGGACTGTGGTTGGGACAAGAATGGATGCGCCGCCATTTGTTTGGATTCTCTAA